One part of the Hydra vulgaris chromosome 01, alternate assembly HydraT2T_AEP genome encodes these proteins:
- the LOC136075049 gene encoding zinc finger protein 862-like: MASAAKIIKFHKPISKSLKTFLLWGKEEIIGYTEENGLVIKIWCKVCARNKFAILSDRSVRGVMVGSLQAFIEGTSVVTKHQVDRHLEGHIHKLALEIDKRNPTEETGIGHIINPDNQNSLYNKQNIREAYFKMIKTAYEMALKPSIPHSHFEVLIKCQRLNGLQLVEGKSHNRAARQFISRIANAIKEKIAKIVKEKNFFSILSDGSQARKTKDEKELVLVRVERDGIPAYLVVSLLEMNSWSGVNANTIKKAIDSIFNESGNIPLTADAYKNKLVSATSDGASVNLGMYNGVLTQMKNNRTWLVKMHCVNHRLELAIKDSARNIVQYRDCDQFYTTIFHLFCNSGKLKSEVKKAAEALNITYYTLPKISGTRFVSHRRRGLTRLVHNWPAIIVGFDNALVNRNTTAEMRAKLFGISKHLHDYRLLCMFCSYLDVLEKLNPLSLVFEKKTLMVHEVKPAIDLTKDYLVELSNETIDNILDSYLLKFRIKYKDDTTTLVSSYFKDDHELKKTNAEFVDIELYDMTNINFDSINAAIEVRKTAVNIIKPLIDDRFSSLSNTVFEPMSWLDPQFWTADNMYGDASISLLIREFKIPLEYAGLKVGMVLSEWNAFKLLINTEYKGVTTVLLWEKIFVYYRKTFPNLLLLVELIMCISCSNSSVERIFSILTLILSDRRLKMSNQTMEDAILIAGNDPNFTVEERDDILNSALNIYLNKRRGVRLESMEGTDAALETIDSSEESSIDDEYSSTSESDYYCICLLNSVFFNPTKYI; this comes from the exons atggcatcagcggcaaaaataattaaatttcataaGCCAATATCAAAGAGcttaaaaacatttctgttgTGGGGGAAAGAGGAAATTATCGGTTACACTGAAGAAAACGGATTAGTTATCAAAATATGGTGTAAGGTTTGCGCAAGAAACAAGTTTGCTATTTTAAGTGATCGTTCAGTTAGAGGAGTAATGGTTGGTTCTTTGCAGGCTTTTATTGAGGGAACTAGTGTGGTAACAAAACATCAG gttGATCGTCATCTTGAAGGTCATATCCATAAACTGGCGCTGGAAATCGATAAGAGAAACCCAACTGAAGAAACTGGAATAGGCCACATTATAAATCCAGATAACCAGAACTCTTTATATAATAAGCAAAACATTCGTGAAGCGTATTTTAAGATGATAAAAACAGCATACGAAATGGCTTTAAAACCAAGCATACCCCATAGTCATTTTGAAGTACTTATCAAATGCCAAAGACTTAATGGTTTGCAACTTGTAGAAGGAAAAAGCCACAATCGAGCAg caCGTCAATTTATCTCCCGCATTGCTAATgccattaaagaaaaaattgctaaaattgttaaAGAGAAAAACTTTTTCTCCATACTTTCTGATGGCTCTCAAGCACGAAAAACAAAGGATGAGAAAGAGTTGGTACTTGTTCGTGTTGAACGAGATGGCATACCTGCTTATCTTGTAGTATCTTTACTAGAGATGAACAGTTGGAGTGGTGTGAATGCTAATACCATTAAAAAGGCTATTGACAGCATTTTTAATGAATCAGGAAATATTCCTTTAACTGCAgatgcatataaaaataaacttgtcaGCGCTACTTCTGACGGAGCTAGCGTTAACTTAGGCATGTATAATGGGGTCTTAACTCAAATGAAAAACAACAGAACATGGCTAGTTAAAATGCACTGCGTGAACCACCGTTTGGAACTGGCAATTAAAGATAGTGCAagaaatattgttcaatatagAGATTGTGATCAATTTTATACTACCATATTCCATTTATTTTGCAATTctggaaaattaaaaagtgaagttaAAAAAGCAGCAGAGGCactaaatattacatattacacCTTGCCCAAAATATCAGGAACGCGCTTTGTTAGTCACAGAAGACGAGGATTGACAAGATTGGTACATAACTGGCCTGCAATTATTGTAGGCTTTGACAACGCACTTGTCAATCGCAATACCACAGCAGAAATGCGCGCTAAACTTTTCGGAATCTCCAAACATTTGCATGACTACCGACTGTTATGCATGTTTTGCAGTTATTTAGACGTCTTAGAGAAATTGAACCCGTTATCATtggttttcgaaaaaaaaacgTTGATGGTGCACGAGGTAAAACCAGCCATAGATCTAACTAAGGATTACTTGGTTGAATTAAGTAATGAAACAATAGACAATATACTTGATtcatatttactaaaatttagaaTCAAGTACAAAGATGATACAACTACTCTTGTTTCTTCTTATTTCAAAGATGACCacgagttaaaaaaaacaaatgcagAATTTGTTGACATTGAGCTTTACGATATGACTAACATTAACTTTGATAGTATTAATGCTGCTATAGAAGTTAGAAAAACTGCAGTCAACATCATTAAACCATTAATAGACGATAGATTTAGTTCGTTGTCAAACACGGTCTTTGAACCAATGAGTTGGTTGGATCCCCAATTTTGGACAGCAGACAATATGTACGGCGATGCTAGCATCTCTTTATTAATAAGGGAATTTAAAATTCCTTTAGAATACGCAGGATTAAAAGTTGGAATGGTTCTCTCTGAATGgaatgcttttaaattattaataaacacagAGTATAAAGGAGTTACAACGGTGCTGCTATGggagaaaatttttgtttattatagaaaaacttTCCCAAACCTTCTTCTTCTTGTTGAACTAATAATGTGCATTTCTTGCTCAAACTCGTCTGTGGAACGGATTTTCAGTATACTAACCCTGATACTGAGTGATCGTCGTTTAAAAATGAGCAACCAGACAATGGAAGACGCAATATTGATAGCCGGGAATGATCCAAATTTTACCGTAGAAGAACGAGATGATATTTTGAATAGTGCCCTCAATATATACCTAAATAAACGCAGGGGGGTTCGCCTTGAATCAATGGAGGGCACTGATGCTGCACTAGAAACAATCGATAGTTCCGAGGAAAGCTCCATTGACGACGAATATAGCTCAACATCTGAATCGGACTATTATTGTATTTGTCTTCTCAATTCCGTTTTTTTTAATCcaacaaaatacatttaa
- the LOC101237123 gene encoding zinc finger protein 1, with the protein MNNTHSLKIDENGITFKQNNQLLASNKNSNTSPTIFSVQSSHRQQQRYSSMYENSNSDILTTNRLHLNDSSNDQNLSYLSSHNSNGSNLSSAFNNRQIQAPQIYNASLNSSNLLSSTGGEHTHMLTNQVKHETSQENQNYSQHIRIGIVSSDSSTGSTSNIQSNSMSYSQSTMGLQYSTSGSFQTSNNTLVTLESQQGGHQPTYVILQAPDGEGGGQSQMFIAMHAPGLSNQDPQQQHQPYVTLQPVDENDLANAGLVQEGMSLQQVVMASSSNINVDSKSENGQQVVLSIPSQQSILQQTGNGQPMVAYLQSLDHGQVIMAASDLSGNLTLHNVTGLSNKRNILSAARSAASAVGLAPRRRLSTDPRSCEQCGRCFKYPSDLKKHLQIHTDVKKFECDECPRTFRRLHQLNVHKRIHTGEKPYVCNRCGAQFRHDSTLTMHIRTRHDHLKPFTCDGCGKKFGRMSHLRKHQRNVCGRNEVRGTTVYCKYCAMQFAKKSDLKTHFMLCEKKPDPIEKEILSPTPFICDCGKEFNRVYDFKRHQLSHSDEKPYGCPQCGKMFKERSSLNKHVKRMHCSEGDGTIPIDDDGVIAGDDDDDEEEDDEMSGEEHELTSTDIIVSLSMTGNDGTQSKTATVAAQTLAQAGIITSSDGRVMTASGHPLTAAEILNFPEVAEALGINSSIHATVLETDDNSTMIAITQANELETSEVSMEMEQNMIQDNLICSTSGHYMSSSDSLSMNRVTTGPENSDLPTMYSSDNTDMYNGDNSVDYSSSLDNNMTFKQEDTERYLKVENDFNTVDDEQNSNYNPQILSEDSTDDNLVLNSV; encoded by the exons ATGAATAACACTCATTCTTTGAAAATTGATG aaaatggaATTACTTTTAAGCAAAACAATCAATTACTTGCCTCCAACAAAAATTCTAATACTTCTCCAACTATTTTTTCTGTACAATCATCACATCGTCAACAGCAGCGTTATAGTTCCATGTATGAAAATTCTAACTCAGATATTTTGACAACAAACAGATTGCACTTAAACGATTCCAGCAATGACCAAAACTTGAGTTATCTTTCTTCTCACAACAGTAATGGCTCAAATTTATCTTCTGCATTTAATAATCGTCAAATTCAAGCACCTCAAATTTATAATGCTTCTTTGAATAGTTCAAATTTATTGTCATCTACTGGTGGTGAACACACTCATATGTTAACAAATCAAGTGAAACATGAAACAAGTcaagaaaatcaaaattacaGTCAGCACATTAGAATCGGTATTGTATCATCTGATTCTTCAACAGGATCAACTTCTAATATCCAATCAAACTCAATGAGTTATTCACAATCTACTATGGGTTTGCAATATTCGACATCTGGTTCATTCCag accTCAAACAACACTTTGGTGACATTGGAAAGTCAGCAAGGTGGCCACCAACCCACTTATGTTATACTCCAAGCGCCTGATGGAGAAGGAg GTGGTCAGTCACAAATGTTTATTGCTATGCATGCTCCTGGATTATCAAATCAAGATCCACAGCAACAGCACCAACCATATGTTACTTTGCAACCTGTTGATGAAAATGATTTAGCAAACGCTGGTTTAGTACAAGAAGGAATGAGTTTACAGCAAGTTGTTATGGCTAGCTCTTCAAATATTAATGTCGATAGCAAATCAGAAAATGGACAACAG GTTGTTTTAAGTATACCAAGTCAGCAATCAATTCTTCAACAAACAGGAAATGGGCAACCAATGGTCGCATATCTGCAATCTCTTGATCATGGTCAAGTTATAATGGCTGCAAGTGATTTATCAGGAaatttaacattacataatgtTACTGGTCTTAGTAATAAAAGAaaca ttttgtctgCTGCTCGCTCTGCAGCTTCTGCAGTTGGTTTGGCGCCTCGTAGAAGACTAAGTACAGATCCACGTAGTTGTGAACAATGTGGAAGATGTTTCAAATATCCTTCTGATCTTAAAAAGCATTTACAAATACATACAg atgtaaaaaaatttgagtgcGATGAATGCCCTCGCACTTTTCGACGTTTGCATCAGTTGAATGTTCACAAGAGAATACATACAGGAGAAAAACCCTACGTTTGCAAcag GTGTGGAGCACAATTTCGTCATGATTCTACTCTTACAATGCACATTCGTACTCGGCATGATCACTTAAAACCATTTACTTGTGATGGATGCGGTAAAAAGTTTGGGCGAATGTCGCATTTACGGAAGCATCAAAGAAACGTTTGTGGGCGAAACGAAGTTCGCGGGACAACAGTATATTGCAAATATTGCGCCATGCAGTTTGCgaaaaaatctgatttaaaaaCTCACTTTATGTTATGTGAGAAAAAGCCTGACCCAATCGAAAAAGAAATACTTTCACCAACTCCGTTTATATGTGACTGCGGAAAAGAATTCAATCGTGTGTACGATTTCAAGCGGCATCAACTATCTCATTCGGACGAAAAACCCTACGGATGTCCTCAATGcggtaaaatgtttaaagaacgTTCGTCTcttaataaacatgtaaaacgAATGCACTGTAGCGAAg gCGATGGCACAATTCCTATAGATGATGACGGGGTTATTGCTGgagatgatgacgatgatgaagaagaagacGACGAGATGTCTGGAGAGGAACACGAGCTTACATCGACTGATATTATTGTATCGTTATCTATGACTGGAAATGATGGTACTCAGTCTAAAACTGCTACAGTAGCAGCACAAACATTAGCTCAAGCAGGTATAATTACCTCATCTGATGGTCGAGTCATGACTGCAAGCGGACACCCGTTAACTGCAGCTGAAATTCTTAACTTTCCAGAGGTAGCTGAAGCTCTTGGTATAAATTCAAGTATTCATGCAACAGTGCTTGAAACTGATGATAACTCGACAATGATTGCTATTACTCAAGCAAACGAGTTGGAAACGAGTGAAGTTTCTATGGAAATGGAACAGAATATGATTCAAGATAATCTAATTTGTTCAACATCTGGTCATTATATGTCATCTTCAGATAGTTTAAGCATGAATCGGGTTACAACGGGACCCGAAAATTCTGATTTGCCTACGATGTATAGTTCCGATAATACTGATATGTATAATGGCGACAATAGCGTAGATTACTCAAGCTCGCTAGACAATAATATGACCTTTAAACAAGAGGATACTGAGCGTTACTTAAAAGTGGAAAACGATTTTAATACTGTTGACGATGAGCAAAATTCGAACTACAATCCTCAAATTTTGAGCGAAGATTCTACAGACGATAATTTAGTATTAAAttctgtttaa